In one Agathobacter rectalis ATCC 33656 genomic region, the following are encoded:
- the atpC gene encoding ATP synthase F1 subunit epsilon, translating to MADNIFDIEIITPDRVFYKGETDFLEFNTQNGEIGVYKNHIPLTTVLAPGIVTIHNGDEEKIAAIHSGFAEILGDKVTFLAELAEWPDEIDIDRAQAAKERAEQRLSNHTAEIDVKRAEFALRKALIRIDVAHHM from the coding sequence ATGGCAGATAACATTTTTGACATAGAAATAATCACACCGGACAGGGTGTTCTACAAGGGAGAGACAGATTTCCTCGAGTTCAATACCCAAAACGGAGAGATTGGTGTATACAAAAACCATATACCGCTCACGACAGTGCTTGCACCGGGAATCGTGACTATCCATAATGGCGATGAGGAGAAAATAGCCGCAATCCATTCAGGCTTTGCGGAAATACTTGGAGACAAGGTCACATTTCTCGCAGAGCTTGCAGAGTGGCCTGATGAGATAGACATAGACCGCGCACAGGCCGCAAAGGAGCGGGCAGAGCAGCGCCTTTCTAATCACACAGCAGAGATTGATGTGAAGAGAGCGGAGTTTGCACTCAGGAAGGCACTTATCAGAATAGATGTGGCACATCATATGTAA
- a CDS encoding winged helix-turn-helix domain-containing protein yields the protein MHNNIVLKYDKKRVWHGEEEVHLTSREWKILELLAKNQGKIVTKEVILEQVWDIDENFVDTHAVTVVINRLRKKIENNMTEPVYIRNVFGVGYTFGE from the coding sequence ATGCACAATAATATTGTTCTTAAATATGATAAGAAGCGTGTGTGGCATGGCGAAGAAGAAGTGCATCTCACATCACGCGAATGGAAAATATTAGAACTTTTGGCGAAAAATCAGGGAAAGATTGTAACAAAAGAAGTTATTTTAGAACAGGTATGGGATATTGATGAGAATTTTGTGGATACACATGCGGTTACGGTTGTGATAAACAGATTAAGGAAAAAGATAGAGAACAATATGACAGAGCCTGTATACATAAGGAATGTGTTTGGAGTAGGATATACTTTTGGAGAATAG